A genomic window from Peromyscus maniculatus bairdii isolate BWxNUB_F1_BW_parent chromosome 1, HU_Pman_BW_mat_3.1, whole genome shotgun sequence includes:
- the Tssc4 gene encoding U5 small nuclear ribonucleoprotein TSSC4, whose translation MAEAEAGLEAEVPTEDDTLPSDTVCLSDSDSDLSLPSGAEVPVLSPERLSGEAQEDSGPDDPPSSPTGISTPAAQPFLLRGMSSTFSQRSHSIFDCLESAARQVPPSAPQTSVTDNGSFKRPVAPPSQTPARNLSRVHESTGPTRVPPVPDYVSHPERWTKYSLEDVAEGSEQSNRAAALAFLGSRSQASPTDYVPSFNQDPSSCGKGRVVFTKPVRGSEARAERKRVLKKGNVSSTGSETSVELAHLAGPEAEEWSGHQGLQEVVIPSGADHPGSPSDPAGVEVVGFHGSKKRSREHFRNRDSNPEGPGSERGPSV comes from the coding sequence ATGGCGGAGGCGGAGGCTGGCTTGGAGGCTGAGGTACCCACCGAGGATGACACCCTGCCTTCTGACACCGTCTGCCTCAGCGATTCGGACTCGGACCTCAGCTTACCTAGTGGTGCGGAGGTACCAGTGTTGTCCCCGGAGAGGCTTTCAGGGGAAGCTCAGGAGGACTCCGGCCCTGATGACCCACCTTCGTCCCCCACTGGCATCTCCACCCCGGCAGCCCAGCCATTCCTCCTCCGCGGCATGAGCTCCACCTTCTCTCAGCGCAGCCACAGCATCTTTGACTGTCTGGAGAGTGCAGCCCGGCAGGTACCGCCCTCTGCGCCCCAAACCAGTGTGACTGACAATGGCAGCTTCAAAAGGCCCGTGGCTCCCCCAAGTCAGACTCCAGCGAGGAACCTGAGCAGAGTGCATGAGAGTACCGGCCCAACCAGGGTACCTCCTGTGCCCGATTATGTGTCCCATCCTGAGCGTTGGACCAAGTACAGCCTGGAAGATGTGGCCGAAGGCAGCGAGCAGAGCAACCGTGCCGCTGCTCTGGCCTTCCTGGGCTCTCGAAGCCAGGCATCCCCCACAGACTATGTACCCTCCTTCAACCAGGACCCCTCTAGCTGTGGGAAGGGGAGAGTGGTCTTTACCAAGCCAGTCCGAGGTAGTGAGGCCAGGGCTGAGAGGAAGAGGGTCCTCAAGAAGGGGAATGTGTCAAGTACTGGGAGTGAGACCTCTGTGGAGCTGGCTCATCTGGCCGGGCCCGAGGCTGAGGAGTGGAGTGGCCACCAGGGACTGCAGGAGGTAGTGATACCTTCAGGAGCTGACCATCCTGGGTCCCCATCAGACCCAGCAGGGGTGGAGGTTGTTGGTTTCCATGGTAGCAAGAAGCGGAGCCGAGAACACTTCCGGAACAGGGACAGTAACCCCGAGGGGCCAGGGTCTGAGAGGGGCCCCTCAGTTTGA